A stretch of Sphingomicrobium flavum DNA encodes these proteins:
- a CDS encoding aa3-type cytochrome c oxidase subunit IV — MADNKAHPTATEMDYPAHHKNYSGFLTLLKWGTIISVIVAAFVVYIISN, encoded by the coding sequence ATGGCCGATAACAAGGCACATCCGACCGCCACCGAGATGGATTATCCCGCCCACCACAAGAATTATTCGGGCTTCCTGACGCTCCTGAAGTGGGGAACGATCATTTCGGTGATCGTGGCCGCCTTCGTCGTCTACATCATTTCCAACTAG
- a CDS encoding NAD(P) transhydrogenase subunit alpha — translation MKIAVLKESGAENRVAAIPETVKKLTALGASIAIEKGAGEAAGFTDADYEAEGASMGDRSAVLSGADAILCVQGPDASSLSGAARGTLLIGALNPATRGDAIKGYADAGLDALAMEWMPRITRAQSMDILSSQSNLAGYKAVVDAAGEYGRAFPMMMTAAGTVSPARVFVMGVGVAGLQAIATAKRLGAQVSATDVRSATKEQIKSLGAKPIFVENVEGIEGEGQGGYAGETSEEYKKAQAELVSDHIAKQDIVITTALIPGRPAPRLISDAQLQSMRPGSVVVDLAAEAGGNVEGTVPGETTSRHGVKIMGPVQPARSLAADAASLFSRNLANFLTAFWDKDAGTLVLPDDDEIVQGIRLTKDGAIVHERLK, via the coding sequence TTGAAGATCGCGGTCCTGAAAGAAAGCGGCGCGGAAAACCGCGTCGCTGCCATTCCCGAAACGGTCAAGAAGCTGACCGCGCTCGGGGCAAGCATCGCGATCGAAAAAGGGGCAGGCGAAGCGGCCGGCTTTACCGATGCCGATTATGAGGCAGAGGGCGCGAGCATGGGGGATCGCAGCGCGGTCCTGTCCGGTGCGGACGCGATCCTTTGCGTGCAGGGCCCGGATGCCTCGTCGCTATCGGGCGCTGCCAGGGGCACGCTGCTGATTGGGGCGCTCAACCCGGCGACGCGCGGCGATGCGATCAAGGGCTATGCCGATGCCGGGCTCGATGCGCTGGCGATGGAATGGATGCCGCGGATCACGCGTGCGCAGTCGATGGATATCCTCTCCTCCCAGTCCAACCTGGCGGGCTACAAGGCGGTGGTCGATGCCGCAGGCGAATATGGCCGCGCATTTCCGATGATGATGACGGCAGCCGGCACGGTCAGTCCGGCGCGCGTATTCGTCATGGGCGTGGGCGTGGCAGGCTTGCAGGCGATTGCGACGGCCAAGCGATTGGGCGCACAGGTCAGCGCGACCGACGTGCGCTCGGCCACCAAGGAACAGATCAAGTCTTTGGGCGCCAAGCCGATCTTCGTTGAAAATGTCGAGGGGATCGAAGGCGAAGGGCAGGGCGGCTATGCCGGCGAAACTTCGGAAGAATATAAGAAGGCGCAGGCCGAACTCGTCTCCGATCATATCGCCAAGCAGGACATCGTCATTACCACAGCATTGATCCCGGGGCGGCCTGCGCCGCGCCTCATCAGCGATGCGCAACTGCAGTCCATGCGTCCCGGCAGCGTCGTGGTCGACCTGGCGGCGGAAGCGGGCGGCAATGTCGAAGGAACCGTGCCGGGCGAAACGACGTCGCGGCACGGGGTGAAGATCATGGGCCCGGTCCAGCCGGCGCGATCGCTGGCGGCGGATGCCGCATCATTATTCAGCCGTAACCTGGCAAACTTCCTGACCGCGTTTTGGGACAAGGATGCCGGCACGCTGGTGCTGCCCGATGATGACGAGATCGTGCAGGGCATCCGCCTCACAAAAGATGGCGCAATTGTTCACGAGCGGCTGAAGTAA